From Streptomyces asiaticus, one genomic window encodes:
- the rox gene encoding rifampin monooxygenase, which translates to MDSPPDRDRAPLMFDVIIAGCGPTGAMLAAELRLHEVRVLVLEKETEPVSTVRIVGLHIRSIELMAMRGLLERIREHGRQRPAGGFFAAINKPAPKRLDTAHAYLLGIPQPVIVHLLEEHAIQLGAQVRRGCAVADLEQDDEGVTVKLADGEQLRSRYLVGCDGGRSTVRKLLGVGFPGEPSRTETLMGEMEVGVPQEEIAAKVTDISGTHQRFRLRPSGDGTYSVVVPAAAVTDAAEPPTLEDFRRQLRTIAGTDFGVHSPRWLSRFGDATRLAERYRVGRVLLAGDAAHIHPPTGGQGLNLGVQDAFNLGWKLAAHIRGWAPETLLDTYHTERHPVAQDVLDNTRAQMELHSTEPGPQALRRLLTELMDFDEVNRCLIEKITGIGIRYDFGEGPDLLGRRLPDIDVLHGRLYDLLHRGRGLLLDRTQRLTTGGWTDRVDYLADPTAALDVPCLLLRPDGHVAWIGDDQQDLDDHLSRWFGTPAH; encoded by the coding sequence ATGGACTCTCCGCCCGACCGCGACCGCGCGCCCCTGATGTTCGACGTGATCATTGCCGGGTGCGGGCCGACCGGCGCCATGCTGGCCGCCGAACTGCGGCTGCACGAGGTGCGGGTACTCGTTCTGGAGAAGGAAACCGAGCCCGTCTCCACCGTCCGCATCGTCGGCCTGCACATTCGCAGTATCGAGCTGATGGCCATGCGCGGACTGCTGGAACGCATCCGCGAACACGGAAGACAGCGTCCGGCCGGCGGATTCTTCGCCGCCATCAACAAACCCGCGCCCAAGCGCCTGGATACCGCACACGCCTATCTGCTGGGCATCCCACAGCCCGTCATCGTCCACCTGCTCGAAGAACACGCGATCCAACTGGGTGCGCAGGTCCGGCGCGGTTGCGCGGTCGCCGATCTCGAGCAGGACGACGAAGGCGTGACCGTCAAGCTGGCAGACGGCGAGCAGCTGCGTTCGCGCTATCTCGTCGGCTGTGACGGCGGGCGCAGTACGGTGCGCAAACTGCTCGGCGTCGGCTTCCCCGGCGAGCCCTCACGGACCGAGACACTGATGGGCGAGATGGAAGTGGGTGTGCCGCAGGAGGAGATCGCCGCCAAGGTGACCGACATCAGCGGGACCCACCAGCGATTCCGGCTCAGGCCCTCCGGCGACGGGACATACAGCGTCGTAGTCCCCGCCGCGGCAGTCACCGATGCGGCGGAACCCCCCACCCTCGAGGATTTCAGACGACAGCTGCGCACCATCGCCGGAACCGACTTCGGCGTGCACTCCCCACGCTGGCTGTCCCGCTTCGGGGACGCCACCCGGCTGGCCGAACGCTACCGGGTCGGGCGGGTGCTGCTGGCCGGCGACGCGGCACACATCCATCCACCCACCGGCGGACAGGGCCTCAACCTGGGCGTTCAGGACGCATTCAACCTCGGCTGGAAACTGGCCGCACACATCCGCGGCTGGGCCCCGGAAACACTGCTGGACACCTACCACACCGAACGCCATCCGGTCGCCCAGGACGTACTGGACAACACCCGCGCCCAGATGGAACTGCACTCCACCGAACCCGGCCCACAGGCCCTGCGCAGACTCCTCACCGAACTGATGGACTTCGACGAGGTCAACCGGTGTCTCATCGAGAAGATCACCGGGATCGGCATCCGCTACGACTTCGGCGAAGGCCCCGACCTGCTCGGCCGCCGCCTGCCCGACATCGACGTGCTGCACGGCCGCCTCTACGATCTGCTGCACCGCGGCCGCGGCCTGCTGCTGGACCGCACCCAACGCCTGACCACCGGCGGCTGGACAGACCGGGTCGACTACCTCGCGGACCCCACCGCGGCACTGGATGTTCCCTGCCTCCTGCTACGCCCCGACGGCCACGTCGCCTGGATCGGCGACGATCAGCAGGACCTGGACGACCACCTCTCCCGCTGGTTCGGCACACCCGCCCACTGA
- a CDS encoding class I SAM-dependent methyltransferase has translation MTDAYERMMRANQSNWDARTPVHLASRFYGIDQESDPSRWFASWEWDDLGELAGRDVLHLQCHLGTETIAFAQRGARTVGLDFSAASVTAATGIAAHAGVDVTYVQANVYDAVEALGGRRFDVVYTGKGALCYLPDLDRWAGVVAGLLRPGGRVYVVEFHPLLNSLGPKPAPGEGPELLLRHDYLGGGGPVHRDATHTYTDGPAVEGATDSYEWMHGLGEVVNALIGAGLDIRRLRESPELPWPRWPRMVHGSSGWWRLPEPGIPLLYGLLASR, from the coding sequence ATGACCGATGCGTACGAGCGGATGATGCGGGCCAACCAGTCGAACTGGGACGCCCGGACCCCCGTCCATCTCGCCAGCCGGTTCTACGGGATCGATCAGGAGTCCGACCCGTCCCGCTGGTTCGCCTCGTGGGAGTGGGACGACCTCGGCGAGCTGGCCGGTCGCGATGTGCTGCACCTGCAGTGCCACCTCGGTACGGAGACGATCGCCTTCGCGCAGCGCGGGGCGCGGACCGTCGGCCTCGATTTCTCCGCGGCCTCTGTGACGGCGGCGACCGGCATCGCGGCGCATGCCGGCGTCGACGTGACGTACGTACAGGCCAATGTGTACGACGCGGTGGAGGCCCTCGGCGGGCGGCGGTTCGACGTCGTCTACACCGGCAAGGGTGCCCTGTGCTACCTCCCCGACCTGGACCGGTGGGCCGGTGTCGTCGCCGGACTGCTGCGCCCCGGCGGCCGGGTGTACGTCGTGGAGTTCCACCCGCTCCTGAACTCGCTGGGCCCCAAGCCCGCCCCGGGAGAGGGCCCCGAACTTCTGCTGCGGCATGACTACTTGGGTGGCGGCGGCCCCGTACACCGCGACGCGACACACACCTACACCGACGGCCCGGCCGTCGAGGGTGCCACCGACAGCTATGAGTGGATGCACGGGCTGGGCGAGGTCGTCAACGCCCTGATCGGAGCCGGTCTGGACATCCGACGGCTGCGCGAGAGTCCTGAACTGCCCTGGCCGCGCTGGCCCCGTATGGTGCATGGCTCATCCGGCTGGTGGCGGCTGCCGGAGCCGGGGATCCCTCTGCTGTACGGGCTGTTGGCATCCCGCTGA
- a CDS encoding nitronate monooxygenase, with product MVDLAAPVPVLAAGGIADGRGLAAALALGAAGALVGTRFHATAEALVDPPTAQAILQGRGENAERSRVLDIARGSRWPPKYTARTLGHPYLDQWRGREAELAAHPTAREDYQHDVAQGNIPPLPPWAGEAIDLITDLPSAAELVATLAAQAEHALNRAGKH from the coding sequence GTGGTGGACCTGGCGGCACCGGTGCCGGTCCTGGCGGCCGGCGGCATCGCCGACGGCCGCGGTCTCGCGGCAGCCCTGGCACTCGGCGCCGCGGGAGCACTCGTCGGCACCCGCTTCCACGCCACCGCCGAGGCCCTGGTCGATCCCCCGACCGCCCAGGCGATCCTCCAGGGACGCGGCGAGAACGCCGAACGCAGCAGGGTCCTCGACATCGCCCGAGGCTCCCGGTGGCCACCGAAATACACCGCTCGCACCCTCGGCCACCCCTACCTCGACCAGTGGCGGGGCAGAGAAGCCGAACTCGCCGCACACCCCACGGCCAGAGAGGACTACCAGCACGACGTGGCACAGGGAAACATCCCCCCACTGCCGCCATGGGCCGGCGAAGCCATCGATCTGATCACCGACCTGCCATCCGCAGCCGAGCTCGTAGCCACCCTGGCCGCACAGGCCGAACACGCACTCAACCGCGCCGGAAAACACTGA
- a CDS encoding LLM class flavin-dependent oxidoreductase: protein MRTGVIVAAHPGVEDLAVRAEELGLHSFWVYDTPMVHGDPFVALSLCAKATRRIRLGIGVTSPALRSAPAAASGLASLNALAPGRIICGVGTGNTARRTLGMRPATAARLENFTTALQDLCAGRSTEYREGDRVRDIRFLHTGAHVNTADPIEFVVAALLGPKAAAVAGRRGTGLISFGLLDPTAWHALHDARRHAAQDTPHDPESHADSRADSYVITSLHLLEEGEDPHGDPARDATGHLVMSLLAFAADTPAFAEQLGPEEGEAVRRLLDRRGTTSTAPDRHTKLYPNYLGRIAPQDRDLILPSLMNTLALVGTRDDLLTRITALEQAGIDELLIQPVIDPPTEMAQLAKLLT from the coding sequence ATGCGTACGGGCGTCATTGTCGCCGCGCACCCCGGTGTGGAGGACCTCGCGGTGCGGGCCGAGGAGTTGGGCTTGCACAGCTTCTGGGTCTACGACACCCCGATGGTCCACGGTGACCCCTTCGTCGCCTTGAGCCTGTGTGCGAAGGCCACCCGCCGCATCAGGCTCGGCATCGGCGTGACCTCACCGGCGCTGCGCTCGGCCCCGGCCGCCGCGAGCGGGCTGGCCAGCCTCAACGCCCTGGCACCGGGCCGGATCATCTGCGGTGTCGGCACCGGAAACACCGCCCGGCGCACCCTGGGCATGCGGCCGGCCACGGCGGCCAGGCTGGAGAACTTCACCACCGCACTGCAGGACCTGTGCGCCGGACGCTCGACCGAGTACCGCGAAGGTGACCGGGTCCGCGACATCCGGTTCCTGCACACCGGGGCGCACGTGAACACCGCCGACCCGATCGAGTTCGTCGTGGCCGCTCTGCTCGGACCGAAGGCCGCCGCCGTCGCCGGCCGCCGCGGCACCGGCCTCATCTCCTTCGGCCTGCTGGACCCCACCGCCTGGCACGCGCTGCACGACGCCCGCCGCCACGCCGCCCAAGACACACCCCATGACCCCGAATCCCACGCCGACTCCCGGGCGGACTCCTACGTGATCACCTCGCTCCACCTCCTCGAGGAGGGCGAGGACCCCCACGGCGACCCGGCCCGGGACGCCACAGGCCACCTCGTCATGTCGCTACTGGCCTTCGCCGCCGACACACCCGCCTTCGCCGAGCAACTAGGCCCTGAGGAAGGCGAGGCGGTGCGGCGGCTCCTCGACCGGCGCGGCACCACCTCCACCGCACCGGACCGGCACACCAAGCTCTACCCCAACTACCTCGGACGCATCGCACCGCAGGACCGCGACCTGATCCTGCCCTCGCTGATGAACACCCTGGCCCTGGTCGGCACCCGCGACGACCTCCTCACCCGCATCACCGCCCTGGAACAGGCCGGAATCGACGAACTCCTCATCCAGCCGGTGATCGACCCGCCCACCGAGATGGCCCAGCTGGCGAAACTCCTCACCTGA
- a CDS encoding SDR family NAD(P)-dependent oxidoreductase: MTTTTTTTIAITGATDGLGRALAMRLAADRDVRLVLHGRDPAKLERVATEIESTGAAPPLTATADLSDLAQAARLADTIAGSVDRLDVLVNNAGIGSGEPDGRERRTSHDGHELRFAVNYLAAFVLTENLLPLLRASATTQHAARVVHVSSLGQHPLDFDDLMLEHAYSGTRAYGQSKLAQIMHCLDLAGRFAPTELTATCLHPGTYMPTKIVLSEIGVTADTLESGAEATRRLALDPALEGTTGQFFDRLRPAHATGQAYDEQARAALRVRSLALVNGHLTTGD, encoded by the coding sequence ATGACCACCACGACCACCACGACCATCGCGATCACCGGCGCCACCGACGGCCTCGGCCGCGCCCTCGCCATGCGCCTCGCGGCCGACCGCGACGTCCGCCTCGTCCTGCACGGCCGCGACCCCGCCAAACTCGAACGGGTCGCCACCGAGATCGAAAGCACCGGCGCCGCCCCACCCCTCACCGCGACCGCCGACCTGTCCGACCTCGCCCAGGCGGCCCGGCTGGCCGACACCATCGCCGGCAGCGTCGACCGTCTCGACGTACTGGTGAACAACGCGGGCATCGGCTCCGGCGAGCCCGACGGACGCGAGCGCCGTACCAGCCACGACGGCCATGAGCTGCGCTTCGCGGTGAACTACCTCGCCGCCTTCGTCCTCACCGAGAACCTGCTCCCACTCCTGCGGGCCTCCGCGACCACCCAGCACGCCGCCCGCGTCGTCCACGTCTCGTCCCTGGGCCAGCACCCGCTCGACTTCGACGACCTCATGCTCGAGCACGCATACTCGGGCACACGCGCCTACGGCCAGAGCAAACTCGCGCAGATCATGCACTGCCTCGACCTCGCCGGACGGTTCGCGCCCACCGAACTGACCGCCACCTGCCTGCACCCCGGCACCTACATGCCGACCAAGATCGTCCTGTCCGAAATCGGCGTCACCGCCGACACCCTGGAGTCCGGGGCCGAAGCCACCCGCCGACTCGCCCTCGATCCTGCCCTGGAAGGCACCACCGGCCAGTTCTTCGACCGCCTCCGGCCCGCCCACGCGACCGGCCAGGCCTACGACGAACAGGCCAGAGCGGCCCTGCGGGTCCGCAGCCTCGCGCTCGTCAACGGCCACCTCACGACGGGCGACTGA
- a CDS encoding TetR/AcrR family transcriptional regulator translates to MPSAPEPVRPGRKRSQSSRTAILTAAWELTVESGYQGLTVEGIAARAGTGKQTVYRWWPSKADVLLDALVLKADVQIGLDDHGSYAADLRQFLDRSFTLGLDPSVMRVMRTLMAQAQIDPEFGACFREQFLARRRAAFEVLAGRAVERGDFPAGRSPALDARIVFGLLWYEVLAAPPPLDSGSADTAPQALADALMDLLTRSPAPEEPA, encoded by the coding sequence ATGCCGTCCGCACCCGAGCCGGTCCGACCCGGCCGCAAGCGCAGCCAGAGCAGCCGCACCGCGATCCTCACCGCTGCCTGGGAGCTCACGGTCGAGTCCGGCTATCAGGGCCTGACGGTGGAGGGGATCGCCGCGCGGGCAGGCACCGGCAAGCAGACGGTCTATCGCTGGTGGCCGTCCAAGGCCGACGTACTGCTCGACGCGCTGGTACTCAAGGCCGACGTCCAGATCGGGCTCGACGACCACGGCAGCTACGCGGCAGACCTGCGCCAGTTCCTCGACCGGTCCTTCACGCTGGGCCTGGACCCCTCGGTGATGCGCGTGATGCGCACGCTGATGGCCCAGGCGCAGATCGACCCGGAGTTCGGCGCCTGCTTCCGTGAACAGTTCCTCGCCCGCCGCCGTGCCGCCTTCGAGGTCCTGGCGGGCCGCGCCGTCGAGCGCGGCGACTTCCCGGCAGGCCGTTCACCAGCACTCGACGCCCGCATCGTCTTCGGCCTCCTGTGGTACGAGGTGCTCGCCGCACCTCCGCCTCTCGATTCCGGCTCCGCCGACACGGCCCCCCAGGCCCTCGCCGACGCCCTCATGGACCTCCTCACCCGCAGTCCCGCTCCGGAGGAACCGGCATGA
- a CDS encoding glycoside hydrolase family 6 protein, which yields MRHRLRALVAALFALPLALAIAPSAHAADPTTMTNGFYVDPDSSAKRWVAANPGDGRTPAINASIANTPTARWFGSWSGTIGTATGAYVGAADNGDKLPILVAYNIYNRDYCGGHSAGGAASPSAYATWIAQFAGGIANRPAVVILEPDSLGDYGCMTQAQIDEREGMLTGALAQFNRQAPNTWVYLDAGNPGWADPATMARRLHEAGLRQAHGFSLNVSNYFTTAENTAYGNAVNSELNARYGYTKPFVVDTSRNGNGSNGQWCNPSGRRIGAPTQLGGGAEMLLWIKVPGESDGNCGVGAGSSAGQFLPEAAYKMIYGY from the coding sequence ATGCGCCACAGGCTCCGCGCCCTGGTGGCAGCGCTCTTCGCTCTACCGCTGGCGCTCGCCATCGCACCGTCCGCCCACGCGGCCGACCCGACCACCATGACCAACGGGTTCTACGTGGACCCCGACTCCAGCGCGAAGAGGTGGGTCGCCGCCAACCCCGGCGACGGCCGGACGCCCGCGATCAACGCCTCCATCGCCAATACCCCGACGGCCCGCTGGTTCGGCTCCTGGAGCGGCACCATCGGCACCGCCACCGGCGCATACGTGGGCGCCGCGGATAATGGTGACAAACTACCCATTCTCGTCGCCTACAACATATACAACCGCGACTACTGCGGCGGGCACTCCGCGGGCGGGGCCGCTTCGCCGTCCGCCTACGCGACCTGGATCGCCCAGTTCGCCGGCGGGATCGCCAACCGCCCGGCTGTCGTCATCCTCGAACCCGACTCTCTCGGGGACTACGGTTGCATGACCCAGGCTCAGATCGACGAACGCGAGGGCATGCTCACCGGTGCCCTCGCCCAGTTCAACCGTCAGGCCCCCAACACCTGGGTCTACCTCGACGCCGGCAACCCGGGCTGGGCGGACCCGGCGACCATGGCCCGGCGACTCCACGAAGCCGGCCTCCGACAGGCCCACGGCTTCTCCCTCAACGTCTCCAACTACTTCACCACGGCCGAGAACACCGCCTACGGCAACGCCGTCAACAGTGAACTCAACGCCCGCTACGGCTACACCAAGCCGTTCGTCGTGGACACCAGCCGCAACGGCAACGGCTCCAACGGCCAGTGGTGCAATCCCTCGGGCCGCCGTATCGGCGCCCCCACCCAGCTGGGCGGAGGCGCCGAGATGCTCTTGTGGATCAAGGTCCCGGGCGAGTCCGACGGCAATTGCGGCGTCGGAGCCGGCTCCTCGGCCGGACAGTTCCTCCCCGAGGCCGCCTACAAGATGATCTACGGCTACTGA
- a CDS encoding FadR/GntR family transcriptional regulator: MSLTDKAIARIRELIQSGELPPGAKLPPEQQLATELGLSRNLMREAVRALVVARVLDVRRGDGTYVTSLEPALLLEGLSSAVELLHGDTLLELTEVRRLFEPIATRLAATRISDDDLVGVRHHLDAMRAARDDVELLNEHDAAFHSAVVAAAGNRTLATLLEGISSRTLRGRVWRGMVDDHAGDRTIAEHEAIYAALLRRDSALAEAAALMHVSTTEQWLRQHLDHGESSSRPGPAGDKTSWRSDAVRE, from the coding sequence ATGTCATTGACCGACAAGGCAATCGCCCGCATCAGGGAGCTGATCCAGTCCGGTGAACTGCCGCCGGGCGCCAAGTTGCCGCCCGAGCAGCAGCTGGCCACGGAGCTCGGTCTGTCCAGGAACCTGATGCGTGAGGCGGTCAGAGCGCTTGTTGTCGCGCGGGTCCTGGATGTCAGGCGGGGCGACGGGACCTATGTGACGAGTCTGGAGCCCGCGCTGCTGCTCGAGGGGCTGAGTTCGGCGGTGGAACTGCTCCACGGCGACACCCTGCTGGAACTGACCGAAGTGCGCAGACTCTTCGAGCCCATCGCCACGAGGCTTGCCGCCACCCGGATCTCCGACGACGACCTCGTCGGGGTCAGACACCACCTTGACGCGATGAGGGCCGCCCGCGACGATGTCGAGCTGCTCAACGAGCACGACGCCGCCTTCCACAGCGCGGTTGTCGCAGCCGCCGGGAACAGGACCCTGGCCACGCTGCTGGAGGGCATCTCCAGCCGCACCCTGCGCGGCCGGGTCTGGCGCGGCATGGTCGACGACCATGCCGGTGACCGGACCATCGCCGAGCACGAGGCGATCTACGCCGCCCTGCTGCGCAGGGACTCGGCACTGGCCGAGGCCGCGGCGCTGATGCATGTGAGCACGACGGAGCAGTGGCTGCGTCAGCACCTGGACCACGGCGAGAGTTCAAGCCGACCGGGTCCGGCCGGCGACAAGACGTCGTGGCGGAGTGACGCCGTACGAGAATGA
- a CDS encoding right-handed parallel beta-helix repeat-containing protein, which translates to MALAALAAAATALTALTPTPANASVARVATIVVAPEGSDRNQGTAEHPLATLARAQRLARGLSDTSDVVVELSGGTYRLTQPWKLSSADSGRNGHTVTWRAQPGEAPVVSGGRRVTGWQLQNAASNIYVAQVPKGKDSRQLYVDGTLAPRASITISRNDVRVTQAGLTIVNPALNYLASLPRQNRIEVESQNSFTDRYAPVQSISGTTITMQQPAWNNNNWGYDTIAKPFAGGTLLLENSSSFLKTAGQWYLDPDAGLLYYKAPAGQDPDDSDIELPQLTSLLQIGGTYDNPVRNMTIEGVRFEHSTWLQPGTSTGYANQQNGAFIPSAYPQPTDFLTSCQSGCRLFEGARNGWHQIPAAVQVSAATEITFTGDTFTHLGQVALGIGNDANAHASGVGLGTSGITVHGNTFIEDSGAGIVAGGVQPDAHHPSNPAMTNKDITITDNLVTKVAQDYKDMSGILSTYVTHAAIEHNEVSDLAYDGIDVGWGWGANDPGGSTDYKNRGLYDYQPVYTSPTTLSDNVIRYNLIHGTKKVFHDGGSLYNLSASPGTVMEGNYIYDNHNTVGLYLDEGSRYLALRHNVIQDAGVWAFTNASGTNNTNDSTFSENWYNTGATQVATGAPHNNVLSGNVKVSGANWPTAARQVMEQAGIEPGLRAEAGHVASVSNGAAKRQRTS; encoded by the coding sequence ATGGCCCTCGCGGCCCTCGCCGCGGCCGCTACCGCCCTCACCGCCCTCACCCCGACTCCCGCGAACGCCTCGGTCGCCCGCGTCGCCACGATCGTCGTAGCCCCCGAGGGAAGCGACCGCAACCAGGGCACAGCAGAGCACCCCCTGGCCACCCTCGCCCGGGCCCAGCGCCTCGCGCGTGGCCTGTCGGACACGTCCGACGTGGTCGTGGAGTTGTCCGGCGGCACCTACCGCCTGACACAACCCTGGAAGCTCAGCAGCGCCGACTCGGGCCGCAACGGCCACACCGTCACCTGGAGGGCGCAGCCCGGCGAAGCACCCGTCGTGTCCGGCGGCCGGCGGGTGACCGGCTGGCAACTCCAGAACGCGGCGTCGAACATCTACGTCGCACAGGTGCCGAAAGGCAAGGATTCACGGCAGCTCTATGTGGACGGCACCCTCGCACCCCGCGCCTCGATCACCATCTCGCGCAACGACGTCAGGGTGACGCAGGCCGGGCTGACCATCGTCAACCCCGCCCTGAACTACCTCGCCTCACTGCCCCGGCAGAACCGCATCGAAGTGGAGAGCCAGAACTCCTTCACCGACCGGTACGCGCCCGTGCAGAGCATCAGCGGCACCACCATCACCATGCAGCAGCCGGCCTGGAACAACAACAACTGGGGCTACGACACCATCGCCAAACCCTTCGCCGGTGGCACCCTCCTGCTGGAGAACTCCTCCTCCTTCCTCAAGACCGCGGGCCAGTGGTACCTCGACCCGGACGCGGGCCTCCTCTACTACAAAGCACCCGCCGGCCAGGACCCGGACGACAGCGACATCGAACTGCCGCAGCTCACCTCGCTGCTCCAGATCGGAGGCACCTACGACAACCCGGTCCGGAACATGACCATCGAGGGTGTCCGCTTCGAGCACTCCACCTGGCTCCAGCCGGGCACCTCGACCGGCTACGCCAACCAGCAGAACGGCGCCTTCATCCCGTCCGCGTACCCCCAGCCCACCGACTTTCTCACGTCCTGTCAGTCCGGCTGCCGGCTGTTCGAAGGCGCCCGCAACGGCTGGCACCAGATACCGGCGGCCGTGCAGGTCTCGGCGGCAACCGAGATCACCTTCACCGGGGACACCTTCACCCACCTGGGCCAGGTGGCCCTGGGCATCGGCAACGACGCGAACGCCCATGCCTCCGGCGTCGGCCTCGGCACATCCGGAATCACCGTCCACGGCAACACCTTCATCGAAGACTCCGGCGCGGGCATCGTGGCCGGCGGCGTGCAGCCCGACGCCCACCACCCCTCGAACCCCGCGATGACCAACAAGGACATCACCATCACGGACAACCTGGTGACTAAGGTCGCCCAGGACTACAAGGACATGTCCGGCATCCTGTCCACCTACGTCACCCACGCGGCGATCGAGCACAACGAGGTCTCCGACCTCGCCTACGACGGCATCGACGTCGGCTGGGGCTGGGGCGCCAACGACCCCGGCGGCAGCACGGACTACAAGAACCGCGGCCTGTACGACTACCAGCCGGTCTACACCTCGCCGACGACGCTCTCGGACAACGTCATCCGCTACAACCTGATCCACGGCACCAAGAAGGTCTTCCACGACGGCGGGAGCCTGTACAACCTGTCGGCAAGCCCCGGAACCGTCATGGAGGGCAACTACATCTACGACAACCACAACACCGTCGGTCTCTACCTGGACGAGGGCTCCCGCTACCTCGCACTCCGGCACAACGTGATCCAGGACGCCGGCGTGTGGGCCTTCACCAACGCCAGCGGAACCAATAACACCAATGACAGCACGTTCTCGGAGAACTGGTACAACACCGGCGCGACCCAGGTGGCGACCGGCGCACCGCACAACAACGTCCTGAGCGGTAACGTCAAGGTGAGCGGCGCAAACTGGCCGACGGCAGCGCGCCAGGTCATGGAACAGGCCGGCATCGAACCCGGACTGCGCGCCGAAGCCGGGCATGTCGCATCGGTGTCGAACGGCGCCGCAAAGAGGCAGCGGACCTCCTGA
- a CDS encoding glycoside hydrolase family 43 protein, translating into MRRRPQPTRTGLTRAVAWAASLLLAFVLAPAAVYPTEARADNPIVQHVYTADPAPLVHDGRVYLYTGHDEDNSTNYTMKEWRVWSSADMVNWTDHGSPLSVASFSWASANAWAGQVVNRNGKFYWYVPTTERATGRMAIGVAVSDSPTGPFRDALGHPLVGNGEIDPTVFIDDDGQAYLYWGNPNLWYVRLNADMISYSGSPAKIPLTTAGFGTRTGDPNRPTLFEEGPWVYKRGGLYYIVYAAKCCSEFIAYSTAPGPTGPWTYRGTIMPTQGSSFTNHPGIVDFKGTSYFFYHNGALPGGSGYTRSVGVEKFSYNPDGTIPTINMTSTGAPQVGTLDPYIRQEAETIAWESGIETEPSSEGGMNVGYTENGDYIKVKGVAFGAGPSSFTARVASATGGSAIELRLGGPNGTVVGRCGVPNTGGWQTWTTVSCPVGGATGTQDLYLRFAGGSGYLVNADWWRFTAGAPTALPGRPGGSPRERGGFLRLAP; encoded by the coding sequence ATGAGGAGACGACCACAACCCACTCGTACGGGACTCACGCGAGCGGTCGCCTGGGCGGCGAGTCTCCTGCTGGCCTTCGTCCTCGCACCCGCAGCGGTGTATCCCACGGAGGCCAGGGCGGACAACCCGATCGTGCAGCACGTCTACACGGCCGACCCCGCGCCTTTGGTCCATGACGGCCGCGTCTACCTCTACACCGGACACGACGAGGACAACTCGACCAACTACACCATGAAAGAGTGGCGGGTGTGGTCCTCCGCCGACATGGTCAACTGGACCGACCACGGCTCTCCGCTCAGCGTGGCCTCCTTCAGCTGGGCGTCCGCCAACGCATGGGCGGGCCAGGTCGTCAACCGCAACGGAAAGTTCTACTGGTACGTGCCGACAACGGAGCGCGCGACCGGCCGCATGGCCATCGGCGTGGCGGTGTCGGACAGCCCCACCGGACCGTTCCGCGACGCCCTCGGCCACCCGCTGGTGGGAAACGGCGAGATCGACCCGACCGTCTTCATCGACGATGACGGACAGGCGTATCTGTACTGGGGCAACCCGAACCTGTGGTACGTCAGGTTGAACGCCGACATGATTTCCTACTCCGGCAGCCCGGCGAAGATCCCGCTCACCACGGCGGGCTTCGGCACTCGCACCGGTGATCCCAACCGGCCCACGCTGTTCGAGGAAGGACCCTGGGTCTACAAACGAGGCGGCCTGTACTACATCGTGTATGCCGCCAAGTGCTGCTCGGAGTTCATCGCCTACTCCACCGCCCCCGGCCCGACCGGACCGTGGACCTACCGCGGAACGATCATGCCCACGCAGGGCTCCAGCTTCACCAACCACCCGGGCATCGTCGACTTCAAAGGCACTTCATATTTCTTCTACCACAACGGCGCGCTTCCGGGCGGGAGCGGCTACACCCGCTCGGTCGGCGTGGAGAAGTTCTCCTATAACCCCGACGGCACGATCCCGACGATCAACATGACCAGTACGGGGGCGCCCCAGGTCGGCACGCTCGACCCGTACATCCGTCAGGAGGCCGAAACGATCGCCTGGGAATCCGGGATCGAGACCGAGCCGTCCAGCGAGGGAGGCATGAACGTCGGGTACACCGAGAACGGCGACTACATCAAGGTCAAGGGTGTCGCTTTCGGCGCGGGCCCGTCCTCCTTCACCGCACGCGTGGCCTCGGCGACCGGCGGCAGCGCCATCGAACTGCGTCTGGGCGGCCCCAATGGAACGGTCGTGGGCCGGTGCGGCGTGCCGAACACCGGCGGCTGGCAGACCTGGACGACGGTGTCCTGCCCGGTCGGCGGTGCCACGGGCACCCAGGACCTGTACCTGCGGTTTGCGGGCGGCAGCGGCTACCTGGTCAACGCGGACTGGTGGCGGTTCACCGCCGGCGCCCCCACTGCCCTGCCGGGGCGGCCAGGCGGGTCCCCTCGTGAACGAGGGGGATTCCTACGGCTCGCGCCGTAG